CGTTGATCGATTTGTATGCGAAGTGTGGCGACATGGATAAGGCTCTTGTGGTTTTCAATGTGACGCCTGATGTTAGTGTTGTTTCTTGGAACATCCTGATAGCTGGATACGGTCAGAGAGGTGATAGCAAGAAAGCTATTGAAATGTTGCAGTTGATGCAGCGATTAGGGTTTGAGCCCGACGAGGTCACTTATATCAGCATGCTTGCCGCATGTGCTAGAACAGGGGACATTGCATATGCCCGTGAAATGTTCGATAAAATCGTGAGCCCAAATGTGACTTCCTGGAATGCTATTTTATCTGGGTACTCCCAAGAAGATTCGCTTGAAGAAGCGATCAGCTTGTTCAGGAAAATGCAGCTTTCTAATGTTCGACCTGATCGAACCACTCTAGCTCTTATTCTTAGCTCATGTTCAGGATTAGGCCTCTTGGAATGCGGAAAACAAGTTCATTCTGCATCGATAAGGCTCGCGCTGCATGTTGACATGTttgttgctagtgggttggTGGATATGTATTCAAAGTGCGGGCATATAGAGGTTGCTAAGCGAGTTTTTGAAAGAATGCCTGAGAGAGACGTCGTCAGTTGGAATGCGATGATTACAGGCTTCAGTGTCCACTCTTTGAACAAAGAGGCTTTTTGTTTCTTCAAACAAATGAGAGAAAATGGTTTATTGCCTACTGAATTTTCCTATACGAGTGTTATAAACTCGTGTGCTAGATTGTCTTCATTGCCTCAAGGTAGACAAATACACGCACAAACAGCGAAAGATGGGTATGCCGGCGATGTATATGTTGGAAGTGCTTTGATCGATATGTATGCCAAATGTGGTAATGTGGAAGATGCACGAGTTCTCTTTGATTGCATGCCACTAAGGAATATCGTTTCCTGGAACGAGATGATACACGGGTATGCACAAAATGGCTGCGGCAAAAAAGCTGTTGAACTGTTTGAATATATGCTAACCACGGAACAGAAGCCGGATAGTGTTACTTTTATTGCTGTTCTTACTGCGTGTAGTCACTCTGGATTGGTTGATGAGGCGATCAAATACTTTGATTCCATGGAAAAAGACTATAATATTAGGCCATTAGCTGATCACTACACTTGCATAATTGATTCTGTTGGTCGAGCAGGTCGACTAACGGAAGCAGAGGGGTTAATACACAAAATGCCTTGCCAAGATGATCCAATTGTATGGGAAGTTTTACTTAGCGCATGTGCTGTTCAAGGGAATGCTAAACTGGGGAAATATGCAGCTGAGAATCTTCTCAGGCTCGACCCGAACAATTCGTCGTCGTATGTTCTTCTGTCAAATATATATGCTTCTTTAGGTCAGTGGGATGATGCATCGGCTGTTAGAGCATTGATGAGCAATCGTGGGGTTGTAAAAGATCGAGGGTACAGCTGGATAAATCAAAAGGATGGTGTTCGAGCTTTCATGGTATCTGATGATTTGTCGATGGTGGATGCTGAGAGTAAGTTTTTTGATGATCAAATCGAACATCATGCTGGAGAAGTTCAAGTTGGCTAGCTAGACAAAGTTTCTGCCTCTTGATTTGTGGttcgattcatttcaaattatCAGCTTGTGCTTATCTTTGGATCAAACTAAGTGATCATTGTCTTTCATATGTGATAGGAGCAGTGAACAAATGCCACACAAATGTTCATATAAGACACTGAGATTTCAGTGACAGTTGATAGAGTTAGAAGAGCTCAAGTTACTGCCCATTGCATAGAAAATTGGAAGATAAGGCACTGAATAAGGAGAGCGGCAGAACGCGAGATTAAAGGAAGATTGAAGGAATGGACTAACTGCGGCGACGACGATATCATTGTGATATATTTCGAGCATAATTTAAACACTAGAAATTCATAGGAGCACAACGAGACCATCATAAGTATCTAGATCATGCAGATGAATGCAGCATGATTTTATCCATTCTCCAGAGTAGCTGAAAAGAAGGAATTAACAAGTTTTACCTGCGAAAGCAGAGAGGTGTTGGATACAGCACATATGTTTCTGTTCTGATACAAGTGAAATTACAAAGAGATatgaagaggaaaagaaaacaatgaGAAAAATTAAGATGATGTTTAGTATGCATGAATAGCATTCTATTGTTGTATTAGTACCAATTTTTGTTGTATTAGTACCAATTTGGGAGGTGACATGGAAGAAGAGGGAGATATAGAAGAAGGGGGATTTGTTGAATTCTGGCTAGAAAATTTTGTTTGTGTAATACATAGTGTTTGTATTTATGGATATGATATGACTTATTATGGATCATTCATTGCTTATTAGACATAGTATTTTAGTTTCTTGTGAAGAAGATAAACCAACAGGTTGTTAGGAAAATGCTCAAATTTAATGGATCTCATATTTGTTCTTTTGAAGTCACTTCCCTGCAAAATCATTTTAATGTTTTGAGCTCCTGGTTGCTGTACACGAAGAATATGAGAACAAGGAGAATGAGATATCATTGTAAAAGGATGAGAAAAAGGAGATATGATCATTGTATATGAATACAAATACCAAACATGATTTGTACTGTTATGAAATTAACCTCACATACCTACCAGGTAGCCATCATACAACACACTTTAAAATGTAACATTTGATCTTACAACATCCATTacatttttttggaaaatttgaATGGTAATGGTTGTCGAACTTCTCCATCTATCTTTCCATGATGATCTCTCAAATTACTTTTCCAACGAAATATTCTCAGAACAGAGCTCCTTATAATTAGTTCTCGCATATCCTCTTTTAAGTCTTCAAATCCATGTTGAAATGGGAAAAATGATACTGCAATCGCATCAATGATTTCAAGAGCTCGCAGCAGCGGTGATTATGGGGGCAGCTGGTTGGGCTTCCCATTCAGTCCAAGATCCGTCGTAAACTGGAATGTCAGGTTTTCCAATCCGGTAAAGGCCCTGAAACAGGAAGCATCTTTAGTCCCATCTTTTTCATTCTACAGTATACTTAAATCTTATAACAAACATCGAAAGTTACTAAGCACAAGAGAGGATATCTAACCAGGGCAACTATGCAAGCAGTCACACCGGAGCCACAGGAGACCACCATCGGGCGATCGAGAGAAATGCCTGAAGAAAATAGGAATCAAGATGTTACCTCATTAGAAATACGCATTATAGCAAGATTAAGGCACGCTTTGTATGTGAATTTCAATAAACAAATCTCAGCATGTCCAGTGAGGGAAAGCATCATGAGGTTGGTAAATCTCACCTTCTTGCTCAAATCTTTTGCGAAGCTCATTGGGCGGGAGGAGCTTCTGTGCATTATCCAGCATCTGGGATAAGAGCTCTAAGTTAATggcaaattttaaactttaaacttccTATATCATTAAGGACTATTCAACTAACTCAATTCCCATAGAAATGAGTGATTCCCTCAATATGACATTGACATTTAACCGAATTTAAGCTTCGTTAACACATCACAATGCATTGCTCCCACCTCAGGAAAAGGAATGCATTTACTTCCAGGTATATGGCCGCTCCTTATTCCTATACGTGGTTCTGGAGCTATACCATCAAACCTGCAATGACAAACCAAGAAGATTGTACCAGCAACAGTTTTCAGAACCTCGATGCATTGAATTGAGAGAAGAAATCAACTTTTCATCAACAATTAAATACTCTATTCAGAAAGTAAAGTCCGCGAGAAAATTACCTGCCCTTTGATCGGGCATCTATATGTTGATGGGTTTGTGCATGTATGTTTTCGTTGACCTGTCACATAAAGAAAAAGACATTGAATTACTGGACCAATAATGCTAAAAATTAATGAATCATTGATTCataaaatatatctatatatttatgtatgtgTTTTCATATTTAAGTACGTATCGTCCACAATAGTACTTTACTTCTGAAAAATAAGAGCATTACATTCAAACAACTCATTCATGAGAAGTCATCATGGCATCATCTCATACTACCATAGCAACTTATATGCGCCCATTAACAAAACAGTTTCTGAAAGAGCAACAAAGAAAGAGAGTAAGACGTTCATGTATCCGTTTTTACTAGATTCTAACCTCTTCAATCCTCCAAACTAGATGTGGTTGAATCTTTGCCTTAAATATGCTAGGATTTGGCTGCAAGAAAGAGAACATAGTGAGCCGATGCATGAAATGGCCTAAATATAAGCATATTGTGAGCACGAAGAAGATAACTTGAGAAGAAAATTTGATGATCTACCGTCAACATATACAGTTGCCATCTCAAAATAAACGGTAAAATTAGACAGTACAACATTGCGAAatgatatcaaattaaaatgatTGGAACAATCAATTAACCAAAAAGAGTTTGGCCTATTACGGCTGCTAAATGTAAGTTTGCTCACCTCTTTTCCATGATAAACCATTTCAACTGCTTGACTAGCAGCAGTGGCTTTCAGAACTGCTCCAGAATCACTAGATTCAACATCAAACCCAGAAGCCCGCCATTGTGGTAAACCTCCATCCAATACCCGAACCTTCTCGTGTCCAAAAACTCGGAACATCCTATTCATTAATGAGTTATCTTGTAGTACATTTCATTTCACTTTgtcagagttaaaaaaaaagggagaaaaagagatTCTGCTTCTTGCCTATGTAAATTACACATATGGATAATGGTTAGAGGACATTATGAATGGTATTAACGCTTGATTTACCACAATAAAATGATACCATAGTTGTCCCTCCATAGTTAACCATGTATACTAGTTGCAAATCTAGTTCATACTAGTGCAACTGAACGCAACTGAACGTACATTTATGCATGACAATTATTACAGGCTAAAAGTTTGAGCTTGAGCTTACCACCAAACGCGAGCTGCACTGAACATGCCCTTTCCATCATAAACTATCACTTCATCGTTGTCACTGACACCAAGAGCAGAAACTGCTGCTGAAAAAGCCGCTTCTGATGGTAGCATGTGCGGAAACTAGTGCAACAAATATACGAATCAACATTTAAAGCACGCCTAAGAATGGTAACTACATAGAAACTAGGAAGCTCGCCTCACATTCGATGTGCGATCAGTTATCCCATCGATATCAAAGAATAACGCGCCAGGTATGCGAGCAAcctgaataaattaaaaagaacagTAACATAtgatatgaattaattaaaagtatGTAGGAAGCAGAAAACTATTTAGTTAGAGGGGTAATCCTCTAAAAGTAGTAATAGTTGATCGTATTGGCGGGGTATAATTGATTGCGAATGAGGAGCCAAGTTTCCTGTGTTCTTCCTGAATTTTCTTATGCTACGTAGTAATCAAATTCTTGCCATCaacaaaaaaacataaaaattgcCACAGCAACAAGCTCAGCTCATATTTTCATAAATGATTAGTTCCTCAAACCATCTAAAGAACTGATAAAGTGAGTTGTATGTTATAAAGGAACTAAAATACAGCATACAAAACTTAGAAGTGGTAAAGTGTTAGTCTTATCTAAAAGATGGAAACTATCGAACCTGATATTCCAGAAGCGGATCTCTTCGCTCATTCGGCATGTACCAAGAAGCATCCAATACCTAGAAACAGAAGAACAACTTAAAAATCAAAGTAACATAACAAAAAATCCGAGAAAAGGATTCATTATCCccgaaacttaaattttgaagttcttCAACCACAACTAGCTAGTAAATGAAGCATAAGAGCATCataacttataaaattttatagaatcaCTTAAAAATACAATCTAACTGATAACAACAATATTAACTATTGAGgagcatcaaaattttttaaccaaAGCCATAATATGGATATTCCAGCAATAGCCAATTCCTTTACAAAGATCTTTAAGGAAATTTGTAGttcaaaaaaaaggggaaattgAAGTCCAATTGTTGCAAAAATGGAAACTTCAGTAAATTAGAACATACTACAAAATAAGTGAGTCTTAATTTTTCACCTTTATTTTGGGACTACTCAAATTTTGATGCAACCACTCAGCAGAAACAAGAGGTTGATCATGGCCCATTGATTGGGTACGTGAAAGCGGAGATTACTGAAGCAGATGGAGGAGTTACAATACAAATATCAACAAATATTAGGTGCcaaattgtaaaaattacaaCTTTCTAAAGGTTACTCCCTCCTGCAAATGAATAAAATCAAAACAGTCactaaaattagattaaaaaaaaaggttataaaATTGATGAAACCAAATACTCACGCAACATAACATTCATTTTCCAATCTcatgcttgatttttttttttttttttttcgctgtaGCAAACACACCAACAGAGGCTACCTTAAAAACCGAAAAAATAAGAGggagaaaaaagcaaaaaccaattttttgaaaaaaagaaatcgtATATTTCGAATCATAGAGAGTAAAAGATGCAAACTCGCCTCTTGAGATCATGAGATGTAGAGTGAATCAACAAAGATACAAAATCGAGgagattaattatttatttatatacataagaatattaaaaaacaaataaataataaataaataaatgagaatGGATGAGGCACGCCGCTGTTCCCACCTAATGGGATTCTCCGTGGcgatattttttgttttatgggCCGTTATTGGGCCAAAAATTCTTATTGGAGGCCCAATTTGTTGGATTTTATATGGTTGGCTCTTCGTACAGGGCCAATATTGGGCCGTAGAATGTGCATGGGAGGCCCATTTTGCCCAGTGGAGGCTACACCAGCCGCCGAGTTTCTGGGCACGAATCTCAAAGCAATGCTTGACGGTGGATTTAATGATCTCGAACGCTCCCTCATTAATCAGAACAATGTTTAATCATATCAAGTTCAAATTGACTCTGCGAACATATAGCCATTTAGCTTTAGTTGCATTGGGATTTCATTAACAACAACTTACAATTGAAGGAAAATACTCAAATCAAAATGAGTAAAAGTTAAGGGATGttaataaactttttaaaaaaaagagtaaaagatcAGGAGTTCATTACAAAACGACATGTATGTTGACATACATACTGCAGTGAGATCGCAACGAATAAAAGGGAGAGATACACATGCTATCACGCTGCATTGTAAACTTTTGGCTTGAAAGAATACAACTTTTTTCAGTGGCCAAGGGATCATATGATTAATCAACAACATTGGTGCGGAACCAGAAACAAGACTCTGTTTAACTTCAAATCCAGAAACCAAGTTTGCCTCCCTGTATAATCTGTTCTACTGCTTTCGCTTCcgcacttcttttttttttttggtgcttttGTTTGCTTCATTTGATCTTCCTCCTCACCAGTCCTTTGAAGAAATCAAAGCTGCAATACAACCCATTGTAAGACACCCACACCGTGCTGCAGCACATAACAGTAGTGGAAAAACACGAGGTGGATAAGGGTATTTGAAAGTGACATACGTAGTATAAGTGCATAATATATGCTATATTTGCATAAAATTCATTGCAACATACGGAACTTCATTCAAGAACTCTAACATATCCAGGAAACTAGGTCTAGTAGACATATAGAGCCTCAAGCTCCTCTCTACCTCTCGGAAAAGTTTCGTTTTCAGTATCAGCCTAAATCTCCAGTAGAACCAGCCGTTATTTCTAATCTTTAATCGCCTATATAGAAACAATCGTATACATGATAGAGATTACCTATTGCCATCAGGGTGTAGCTCGTAAGTTTTGTTATCCTCGTCAGTAGCCAATAAATATCCAGAGGAAGTTAATCCCTGTATAATGTATGTTTCATTAAATTAGACAAActtgaacaatttttttttaaaaaaatttactatatttactcACCTGAACTGTAACTACAGTTTCTTCTACAGATTGATCCTCATGTTTTTCTTCTATGACAACTTTTTGGCCACTGCAGAAATATCAAAACAGTAagtagaaaaaggaaacaagagGTGAAGGTTTTGCACAAGAAGTTAACCAATCAATAGCTTCAGCACCTCCAAAAGAGAATTTAGATTGTGTATGTTAAAGAGCAAGCAAACTTGTTGCCAAGCCCTGAATTGCTCGCAAAGTCTATGATAATGGCGATGGCACATCAAAATAGCAAAGGACAAAGCAACTTAGTGGTGATAACAATTGTTTTCTGCCAAATATATACAATCCATGTTCATCAATTAAGAAAAAACCTTGTTTCTACATCCACAAATCTAAAATCGACTTGCATTACAACTATTTTAAATTCAGCACGTAAGACTAATCTGAAATGAGAGCACTGATGTGTTTGCATGATCATcaagatataaaaaaaaccaaatcaATAGAAGGGATGCGGTTCTTCAAACTAGCTTCGTACCTGTGAAGCCATGTGTCATAGTATAGCTCCTCGAGAAACTGAAAGCCTGGAAAACAGGTGGGAAAATCAAAAGCTTTACAgatatcaaaaacaacttgctAAGTGCGACTGAAGTATAAATTAGCACATTGCGCAAAAGCAGCAGACGAAAGAGAGCACCATTAGTTTAATTAGTTACCTTGGTCCGAGAAAATCTCAAaaagattttcaaatttatcgAAAAAAGACGCAAGAATGTCTTCTCTCTTTAGTCTATGTGAAGAAGTTTTTTCTTGGAGCACTGCATTCAAACATGTAGTGGGCTTTTCATTATCCACGTTTAAACCAATACCTGCAAAAAAGAATATTGACTTATCACAAGGGTGTCGATAAAACGCACCTACAAGAAAGAGAAACAACTGGCAATTTTGATTTTCAAGACCATGAAATGAGACAAGTATAATCAATGGATATGATTCAGCTATCTAATGCCATAAACATCCACAGTAGTCACAAGTAGGGAGAAACCTGTTTACCAGCACAAAcgttaaaatttttggatcggTAGGTTGAGGTACAAAGAATGCCTCCGACTTTAAGACCATTTAAGTACAGATCATTGGGCCACTTTATTCTGACATCTAGCGGCGGCAATCCCTGAAATTTCATTACAGTCAAAATCAAACTATCGTATACTACAGTCTCAAGGGAATTTTAATATGACACTAAAGCATCGAACAATAGATAAATCGAGAACAAGAGAAGCCAAGACAAAATGGCAGTACAATTAAATTCACTGTAGCATGGAAAAGTGTTTACTTTAGTGATACACAACTCCTTGATAGCCTCGGTTACTGCAAGAGACGCAACATACTGCACGAGAGGTAGCTTCCTCCCATCATCCATCTGCAACGTAAAAGAGAACAAGAGGCAACCCGGCGGCGATTCCCATACATTCTTCGCTCGACCTTTGGCAAAGTAGTAACCAAGTTAACTTATGAGAAGAATGTCCGGAACTTACAAACTATATCGCATTCGAAAAGGGTGGCTACAATCCAAAAATTTTGGTTTTACTGCCAAACCTTGACCATACAATATAATTTCATTTAACTTACTTGCCATAGAACTTAAAGAGTATTTCTAATTTCTCAGTAGGGGATTCTGTAATCTAACACTCCAACTTTTTTGGCAGAAACTGTAATGTCCTTACAGAACTTGACGATTTTCTGAAATCAATGAATCGAAAGATCGGATAATGAAATGAGAGTTTTTAAAGTTTAGGTAGTTATTTTAGATTGAGCTATAGCTAAGGTAACAAAAAGAGCACTAATTCATATCTGAAACCAACAAAATTTCTCTCACAAACCTCTTCCTTTGGATTGAATATCTGCAACACACACTGTACCAATCGGGAGCTCATGAAAATTCCTGCCCAGGGcttcaaaaaatcaaattattaaaCAGACCCAAATCAAAACAAGCTCAGAATTTTAAGAATTGGATAAGAAGAAGAGATTTTGCTCACTTAGTGACGAGGTCGTGAGTGGAAGAGATCCTCGGGGACCATACGAGGAGCCTCCCAAAGCGCTTCGTGGAAAGCGCTTCCATGTAAAGCTGGAACCCGAACGTTGGGTGGTGGTCGATTGAGTCGACATCGGAGTCCAGCAAAACTCTAACTTCTCCTCCTTCCCCTTCGTCTCCCTCGctgagatttagggttaggcGGTCGGAGTCGATGGATCGGGCGAGGGCGATCTCTTCGGGGGATTTGGCGGAGAGCACGAGGAGGGTGAGGGTGCGGTGCTCCCCCATGGCGccggagagagaggaggagggccTGCTAtgcggcggagggcggcggaggcggaggacgtggccgctgcggcggcggcggcggaggagaggaggaggNATCTCTTCGGGGGATTTGGCGGAGAGCACGAGGAGGGTGAGGGTGCGGTGCTCCCCCATGGCGccggagagagaggaggagggccTGCTAtgcggaggcggaggacgacgacggcggccgcggccgctgcggcggcggcggcggaggagaggaggaggcggtgggCGAGGGGCATAGTTGTTAATAATTCAAACCGAGTCGAACGCACTCtcctagatatatatatatatatcgctcTTGTGAGTATGACATGTGGGCCCCAGTGCGAAATGTGTACACGTGGCGGTTGATGAGTGGGGAAGTACCATCTTCGGTTTATACGCTGGGTTCGCACTTCGATCTCTCGCACTCGAAGCTCTCGCGCACACACGCACAcagcacagagagagagagagagagagagagagagagagagtcgggaGCTAGGGTTCGTCGCAAACGCAGCACGAAGACCGGGGTCGCGGAGGAGCGATGGGCCGGATCGATCTCCGCCGTATGATGGTGATCTCGGCGATCCTGAGGCTCGCCCTGGTGGTCTACGGCGAGTGGCAGGACGCGCACATGGAGGTGCGGTACACTGACGTGGACTACATCGTCTTCTCCGACGCCGCCGCCATGGTCGCCGCGGGGAGGTCCCCCTTCGAGCGCTCCACCTATCGCTACTCCcccctcctcgccttcgtcctcGTCCCCAACTCCACTCTCCATCGATCCTGGGGGAAGCTCCTCTTCTCGATCGCTGGTATGGAAAAAAGATGCGATTTTTCTTTTTACGGTAAAATTGTATGGGGAACCCTGAACtattggctattttgaaataggaTCCTGAAATCAATGTTTATTGTTGTGATTTCAGTAATTTTGTTTAGTTGCATTAAAAATTCGACGATCCTTGGCGTGGGGGAAGCTCCTCTTCTCAATCGCCAGTGCAGGGGAAAGttgttttctttaaaaaaattctctctcttttctgtTTGATAAAATTGTATGGATATTGATGGGGATTGTGAAATGGACCCTAAAATGAAGTGTTTTTTGCTTTAATTTCTGTTATTGGAGTCGGTTGAATTGAGAATTTGGTTAAAATTAATGGTTTTATTAGCTATTTATTGCTAATTGATAATGAATCCAATTTTGTTTTGATTGAGAAGTAGTTTGAGTGGTGAAATTTGACAGTGTCAATTTAGTTTGTGTTATTTTCTAGATTGAATTGggaatttgttaaaattaatgaCTCTCAATGAAATCTGTAGTTTCGTCAGATAAAAAAGTACTTAGAATAGTTCAAATTTAATCCAATCACTGTTAAACTTTGTCAAATCCAATTTGATTTAATGAAAATGACTTGATTTCAAAAGAGTCAAAAGTTTAGGGCttcaaccaaaagaaaaaaacagtGGAGGGATCTAGTTTAAAGTTGCCTAGAGTTGAGGGGATcaccatacatttttacttatcCATTTTGATTGTGGTGGAAATGCTGGATCAAGATGAAAATGCTGCAGTATTTGCTAATTTGTGGGAACTAATGACCAAATCATGGTTTCTTAGCTGGATTTTGGAAATGATGGTTGGATATGATTTATTTCTAACTTATATTTTCATGCAGATCTTCTGGTG
This window of the Ananas comosus cultivar F153 linkage group 19, ASM154086v1, whole genome shotgun sequence genome carries:
- the LOC109724742 gene encoding pentatricopeptide repeat-containing protein At4g20770-like; this encodes MEHPTTAAHVAALLHSCIAARALRRAKSVHARIVASPALSSDTFLSNRLIELYSRCGLPHYAAHVFRSIPDPNVFSWNAIVAAASKSRDLGLAHHLFDQMPRRNAVSYNTMIGALARGGSPRDALNLYSAMLSEGLAPTHFTFASVLSALGSSMGLCEGRKCHGLVVKVGLDGNLFVENALLGMYAKCGSFEDAVKVFDEMAQPNEVSFTAMMGGLMQSGSVEKALRLFAKMHTSGIRVDPVAVSSVLGACTRVEDKESDILLGQSIHTMVIKSGFDSDAHVSNSLIDLYAKCGDMDKALVVFNVTPDVSVVSWNILIAGYGQRGDSKKAIEMLQLMQRLGFEPDEVTYISMLAACARTGDIAYAREMFDKIVSPNVTSWNAILSGYSQEDSLEEAISLFRKMQLSNVRPDRTTLALILSSCSGLGLLECGKQVHSASIRLALHVDMFVASGLVDMYSKCGHIEVAKRVFERMPERDVVSWNAMITGFSVHSLNKEAFCFFKQMRENGLLPTEFSYTSVINSCARLSSLPQGRQIHAQTAKDGYAGDVYVGSALIDMYAKCGNVEDARVLFDCMPLRNIVSWNEMIHGYAQNGCGKKAVELFEYMLTTEQKPDSVTFIAVLTACSHSGLVDEAIKYFDSMEKDYNIRPLADHYTCIIDSVGRAGRLTEAEGLIHKMPCQDDPIVWEVLLSACAVQGNAKLGKYAAENLLRLDPNNSSSYVLLSNIYASLGQWDDASAVRALMSNRGVVKDRGYSWINQKDGVRAFMVSDDLSMVDAERAVNKCHTNVHIRH
- the LOC109724748 gene encoding thiosulfate/3-mercaptopyruvate sulfurtransferase 1, mitochondrial-like translates to MGHDQPLVSAEWLHQNLSSPKIKVLDASWYMPNERRDPLLEYQVARIPGALFFDIDGITDRTSNFPHMLPSEAAFSAAVSALGVSDNDEVIVYDGKGMFSAARVWWMFRVFGHEKVRVLDGGLPQWRASGFDVESSDSGAVLKATAASQAVEMVYHGKEPNPSIFKAKIQPHLVWRIEEVNENIHAQTHQHIDARSKGRFDGIAPEPRIGIRSGHIPGSKCIPFPEMLDNAQKLLPPNELRKRFEQEGISLDRPMVVSCGSGVTACIVALGLYRIGKPDIPVYDGSWTEWEAQPAAPIITAAASS
- the LOC109724747 gene encoding biotin--protein ligase 2-like, whose amino-acid sequence is MGEHRTLTLLVLSAKSPEEIALARSIDSDRLTLNLSEGDEGEGGEVRVLLDSDVDSIDHHPTFGFQLYMEALSTKRFGRLLVWSPRISSTHDLVTKNFHELPIGTVCVADIQSKGRGRAKNVWESPPGCLLFSFTLQMDDGRKLPLVQYVASLAVTEAIKELCITKGLPPLDVRIKWPNDLYLNGLKVGGILCTSTYRSKNFNVCAGIGLNVDNEKPTTCLNAVLQEKTSSHRLKREDILASFFDKFENLFEIFSDQGFQFLEELYYDTWLHSGQKVVIEEKHEDQSVEETVVTVQGLTSSGYLLATDEDNKTYELHPDGNSFDFFKGLVRRKIK